The following proteins are co-located in the Bordetella bronchialis genome:
- a CDS encoding amino acid ABC transporter permease: MMDIDLLFTLLPQFGPGLLHTVGLVLAALAGGLLAGFIAHVLRETGWRPFTWFYWAYTVVWRGVPFLIHLFIVYFGLPSAGISLDPYAAAALTLSIYSGAYFAEIFRACWEAIPRGQVEAAQVMGLDRGQIFRHIQLPQALRAALPLIAHQTVLLVKESALASVITYPELTLTASRIVSEQFVYIEPYILLAACYWLLALAIGRLSRLLARRLA; this comes from the coding sequence CGGCCTGGTGCTGGCCGCGCTGGCGGGCGGCCTGCTCGCCGGCTTCATCGCGCACGTGCTGCGCGAGACCGGCTGGCGGCCGTTCACCTGGTTCTACTGGGCCTACACGGTGGTGTGGCGCGGCGTCCCCTTCCTGATCCATCTGTTCATCGTTTACTTCGGCCTGCCCAGCGCGGGGATTTCGCTGGACCCCTACGCCGCGGCAGCCCTCACGCTGTCGATCTACAGCGGCGCCTACTTCGCCGAGATTTTCCGCGCCTGCTGGGAAGCCATCCCGCGCGGCCAGGTCGAGGCGGCACAGGTCATGGGGCTAGACCGCGGCCAGATCTTCCGCCATATCCAGCTGCCCCAGGCCTTGCGCGCCGCGCTGCCGCTGATCGCCCACCAGACCGTCCTGCTGGTGAAGGAGTCCGCGTTGGCCTCGGTGATCACCTATCCGGAATTGACCTTGACGGCATCGCGCATCGTCTCCGAACAATTCGTCTACATCGAACCCTACATCCTGCTGGCCGCCTGCTATTGGCTGCTGGCGCTGGCGATCGGCCGGCTTTCGCGCTTGCTGGCGCGGCGGCTGGCCTGA